A window from Nitrosopumilus adriaticus encodes these proteins:
- a CDS encoding V-type ATP synthase subunit I translates to MGTADLKLGTIILPRNESPKAISRLTEFEWYHKIDSPSDLVTPEIDDLLLKAQQIFQSIDDVVKNMGIPLTVGIMEILFKGTVIKKKDFEIDEIEEMIEQIKKEAPSVIEKPAKLLEDAASTRRSIEEYNALKDTLEIIRKMNIDLSGFGLMKYFFTNLFVINSADFDEISRSLEGVTIYKYDLENKEKSAILVISDNQDYDKVLKVLRSFNSTTFKIPEGFPQIPSEAYNLAESKVKELTEKLSSIKKELGKIAKKSRRDILSLHEKALVAKDVLETLRKPGGTKNFAVIQGFIPQKMEAEFTKSTKQWMSIVEDITDPKLKEEIPTLFDNKKFVKTFEVITKSQGIPKAGEPDPTPMIALMWPIFYGIMFADTGHGLLLMALGLLFKLKGQGEVSRWGMLIAISGAASAIAGIGAGEVFGYHIQVFSPIGDLLKEGGILYPLSWIVGILSVAELTFEQVINILKVSLFIGIVHLVWAMVLRVIRSIKEGHKLVAFTEAIPNITLYGGIVVIMMCAIGSQYDVMNMYSKVHTEAVPWVTVFLGDWAQVWVVTRIAVVIVIASMVMMMVGGVMHAKKHPEDGADPASVIMEVLLGKTVESLAHTISYARLGIMLLVHAALLLTVNNAFASLGGASSGAAMAMIIGGNLGIMMIEGLIVYIQSLRLHLYEFFTKWYVGGSEPFRQIRPELIYNQFIWKRK, encoded by the coding sequence TTGGGAACAGCCGATCTAAAACTTGGAACTATAATTTTACCGAGAAATGAATCCCCAAAAGCAATTTCAAGATTAACCGAGTTTGAATGGTATCACAAAATTGATTCTCCTAGTGATTTGGTAACTCCTGAAATTGACGATTTGTTACTAAAAGCACAGCAGATTTTTCAATCAATTGATGATGTGGTAAAAAACATGGGAATTCCGCTGACTGTGGGAATTATGGAGATATTATTCAAAGGCACTGTAATCAAGAAAAAAGATTTTGAGATTGATGAAATTGAAGAGATGATAGAGCAGATAAAAAAAGAGGCTCCTTCAGTTATTGAAAAACCTGCCAAATTATTAGAAGATGCTGCAAGCACTCGACGCTCCATTGAGGAATATAATGCACTCAAAGATACTTTAGAAATTATCAGAAAGATGAACATTGATCTTTCCGGATTTGGTTTGATGAAATACTTTTTCACTAACTTGTTTGTCATAAATTCTGCAGATTTTGATGAGATTAGTCGTTCCCTTGAAGGTGTTACAATTTACAAGTATGATTTAGAAAATAAAGAAAAATCTGCAATTTTAGTTATCTCAGATAATCAAGATTACGATAAAGTTCTAAAAGTTTTAAGAAGTTTCAACTCTACTACATTTAAAATTCCAGAAGGATTTCCACAGATTCCCAGTGAGGCATATAATCTTGCAGAATCAAAAGTAAAGGAACTAACAGAAAAACTTTCATCAATTAAAAAAGAATTGGGAAAAATTGCAAAGAAATCAAGAAGGGACATTCTATCATTACATGAAAAAGCACTGGTTGCAAAAGATGTTCTTGAGACTTTGAGAAAACCAGGTGGAACTAAAAACTTTGCAGTAATTCAAGGATTCATCCCACAAAAAATGGAAGCGGAGTTTACAAAGTCAACAAAGCAATGGATGTCTATAGTAGAAGACATTACAGATCCTAAATTAAAAGAAGAGATCCCCACACTATTTGATAATAAAAAATTCGTTAAAACTTTTGAAGTTATTACAAAAAGTCAAGGCATTCCAAAGGCAGGGGAGCCAGATCCTACCCCAATGATTGCCCTAATGTGGCCAATTTTCTATGGAATTATGTTTGCAGATACTGGTCACGGGTTATTGCTAATGGCATTAGGATTATTGTTCAAGTTAAAGGGACAAGGAGAGGTATCAAGATGGGGTATGCTAATTGCAATCTCTGGTGCTGCATCTGCAATTGCCGGAATAGGTGCAGGAGAGGTGTTTGGTTATCATATTCAAGTATTCAGTCCTATAGGAGATTTATTAAAAGAGGGGGGAATTTTATATCCACTTAGTTGGATAGTAGGTATTCTTAGTGTTGCAGAGTTAACATTTGAACAAGTAATCAATATTCTCAAAGTTTCATTATTCATCGGAATCGTTCATTTAGTTTGGGCAATGGTTTTGAGAGTAATCAGATCAATTAAAGAAGGTCATAAATTAGTAGCATTTACTGAAGCAATTCCAAACATCACACTCTATGGAGGAATTGTAGTCATTATGATGTGTGCAATTGGATCACAATATGATGTAATGAACATGTATTCCAAAGTGCACACAGAAGCAGTCCCTTGGGTAACAGTATTTCTTGGTGATTGGGCACAGGTTTGGGTTGTGACAAGAATCGCAGTTGTAATTGTTATCGCATCAATGGTAATGATGATGGTTGGCGGAGTAATGCATGCAAAGAAGCATCCAGAAGACGGGGCAGATCCTGCAAGTGTGATAATGGAAGTACTCTTAGGAAAAACAGTTGAAAGTTTAGCACATACAATTAGTTATGCACGACTTGGAATTATGCTACTGGTACATGCCGCTTTACTGCTGACAGTAAATAATGCATTTGCATCCTTAGGTGGTGCAAGTTCAGGTGCAGCAATGGCAATGATTATTGGAGGTAACTTGGGAATTATGATGATTGAAGGATTAATTGTGTATATTCAGTCACTCAGATTGCACCTGTACGAATTCTTTACAAAATGGTATGTTGGAGGTTCTGAGCCATTCAGACAGATCAGACCAGAATTAATTTACAATCAATTTATCTGGAAAAGAAAATAA